Genomic DNA from Mus musculus strain C57BL/6J chromosome 11, GRCm38.p6 C57BL/6J:
GCCCAGGCTGTACTTATGCTTTAAGACTGCCTCAGGCCTGACCCCTGGCCTCAGTGTGTTCATAGTGTGCACAGGCCCGATCCACAGTAACTGTCCTGGAAGTCATTAGAGTCTCCAGGGTCTTGAAGGCCTTGTCTTACTCAGCACAGGGATGGTAACTATGCAGAGATCAAAGCACCTTATCTGCTAAGAAGAAAACATTAACCCATGCTGGGTGCACAGtgcacacttgcaatcccagccaatcgaaaggctgaagcaggagagtcccttctaggccagcctggggccCTAAATGAGGGGTTTCCCCCTACACACacctagtttttcttttttgtttgtttgtttttcccttttgttttgttttaatctcttaAGACCTGGAATTATTTTAGAATCATGACCGTAGGGGAGGCTCAGCAGGTAACACATTCTGCTCATAGACAGGACCCATGTCTGGGGGTTACAACCTCTGATAAATGTCacctccaagggatctgatgcctctctGGACTCCTAGGgtaccacacacagacatgcctataatttttaaaaagtaaaatcttaaaaagaaaaaaaaaaaaacagccttggACTAGAGACCAGGAAGACCATGCCACCCTCCGCCTTCCCCCAGACCCCCACCATGCCACCCTGCACCTCCCCTAGCCCCACCCCCGCCACCCTGCgcctcccccagccccccccccccgccatgccACCCTGcgcctccccccagccccctgccATGCTACCCTAAGCCTTCCCACAGACCCTCTTCAGCTCTCTAGAGCTGTTCCTAGGACAGGCTTAGAGAagggcctggcacacagtaggtcccCCTGCTGGGCTAGATGCTATTGGTGGTGGCTTTTTGGTGCTTGCCTTCCTCCTGCCCCACCCTGTGCTGTCTGCCACTGTTTGCACATTGTATGGTTCTTTTCATGAGGAATGTTTCAAAGAGCATGACAGAATCTTACAACAATCAGCCCATTGTCTGTGTGCTCCAGAGCCGACTCTGAGGTCCTGGGGTGGCCGGAGGCTGtcagggaagggaatggggagagaggaggcgAGGCTTGGGTGGGCAGTGTTCTGAGGGGATTGATTGCCCTCGGGAGTTGTGGTTCTTGTGTCAGAATCAGGCCTTTTGTTCAGGTCTTTTTATGCACAAGCTATTTGGGACCCAAAACCTTAACACAGTTTCTTATAGCCAAGGCAGGACAGACCCAGACCAACCGGAAAGGGCAGTGCCAAGTATGAAGCTGACACATGTCTCTAACAGCTCTGAGTTCAGTGTCTTCCACATTGGCAACCTGAGATTGAGCTTAGGCAGGACTGAATTTATACTGTAGAAACTGGTAAATGCTTTGGATGGTggctcctcccctttccctcccccagcGCTTCTCCAGGCATGCTCTTTCCCTAAAAGTCAGTCTCTGGAGCTTGGTAGGATGTGTTATTTACATGTGTCCCCTCCACCTCAGCTTCCCTTCTCCCAGGTTGACACGTAGCTGGCCATTGAGATCAGCTCAGGGAACACTCTCCAAGAAGCCATCGGCCACCTCCCCTTCTGCTTTCTGCTGAAATTGCTTTGTGCTTGTGCTTTTATGGCCCCTGGCCTTTCCTCTCAACACAAGGTTCCCTCTGCTTTCTCAACAGCCTCCTTTTCTGAAAGGGTTCGCAACATGTCACCCGATGAAATCAAGATCCCACCAGAACCGCCTGGCAGATGTTCAAATCACCTACAAGTAAGCACAGGTCTGGCTGCTGAGGCCCATGTGGCTGAGATGGCCTGGGCTTTGTCTGCTTGTGCTGTGTCCTTCAGAGGCCATGGCAGGGAAAGGGATCAAGTCACGATGCTGCTGGGTAGGCAGGAGCCTGCAGTCTCAGATACTTCCTTTAAGCCAGAACTCAGGAATTGACACCCATTGCCACACCTGCCATATGCTGTCCTCTTGTGTCCCTGGTCTGCCCTCACTGAGCCAGGGCACTTCTCAGGGAAATTTGCCAAGAAACTGAGGATCCTTCAGGATGTAAAACAAACTGCAGACGTGTACCATGTAGCGCTTAGATGTGTACCATGTAGCGCTTAGATGCGGTTTCCGTCCCTGTGTTCCTGATGCAGCAGCTTCTGCCCTCAGACCTGACCTAAGGCCTTAAGCGCCTGAAGAACAGAAGCTGTTCATCTGTGCAGTCGACCCATGGGACAGAGCTCAGTACAACTGAGAGTCCACCTGTGTGGTTGCTGCTCCTTGTTCCTCTGTAAGTTCCCCCGAGAGTGGGATGTTTCAGTTAACAGCAGGGCAGATGCGCAAGGCTGCATGACTGTGGACCATTTCCACAGCCCTGCCTTTGATCCCAAAGCTTCTTCTGGGCGCCCCCAGCTGTATAACAAGCCCATGGCACCACCCAAACGGATGCATGACTAATGGGTCCTCGGGCTGGAATGCAGCAGTCCAGGAGAGGGCCAGAGTCAGGACTAGGGCACAGCACggattttcttcctttcccagaaGTCTCCTCCCTTGGCTAAGTtgtctgcctccctccccttTACCCCCACCCCAGGATGGCGTCAGCCTCCATGCCAGACAAGTTCAAGCCTGTGAGGACAGTACCAAGCAGAAGCAGCCACCCCAGCACAGCCACCCCAGCACAGCCACCCCAGCACAGCCACCCCAGCACAGCCACCCCAGCACAGCCACCCCAGCACAGCCACCCCAGCACAGCcaccccagcacagcacagccaccCCAGCACAGCCACCCCAGCACAGCcaccccagcacagcacagccaccccagcacagcacagccaccccagcacagcacagccaccccagcacagcacagccaccCCAGCACAGCCACCCCAGCACAGCCACCCCAGCACAGCCACCCCAGCACAGCCACCCCAGCACAGCCACCCCAGCACAGCCACCCCAGCCACCCCAGCACAGCCACCCCAGCACAGCCACCCCAGCACAGCCACCCCAGCACAGCCACCCCAGCACAGCCACCCCAGCACAGCCACCCCAGCACAGCCACCCCAGCACagctctcttttgttttgttgggattttattttttcgagacaggatttctctatgtagccctggctgtcctggaactcactttgtagaccaggctggcctcgaactcagagatccgcctgcctctgtctcccaagtgctgggattaaatcgtGCACCATTGCTGCCCGCCTTCAGAGCTCTTAAATACAGGACATTCCATCCTTCCTTTAATATTCATTTACTGATCCTGTTGGGAGTAGGAACCATGGCATttaaacaaacagcaaaacctCTGATAGACCATAGCGGCTGTAAGGCAGGGCTCACCTCACTGCTGAGCCTCCTGTGGAAGGAAGGACTCCCCGCAGTGCCCCTGACTTAACACAAGGAAAGCAGCTCACACTGCCAGCTTCTCGCTCCCTGGTAACAAAGTGCTTTGCCAACCGCTCAGGCTTCGTCATGCCTAGCTCAGCAGAAAGTTGGATTTGGCCTTCTGACCAGGGGAGTGCTCACCTCTTCTAAGAAGTGCCTGGGATACTACCCAGGACCTAGTTCTTCCCCCTCTAGCAGGTAAAGTGTTCCCGTAGGGAACCCGCAGTTGGCCCTTATTATTGGACCACAAATTGTGTTCCTGGCTCAGAGCGCTCTTCTCAGAGGAGGCTCTGCCCTGAGTGGCGTGTCTGGGTTGTCTTCACTGGCGGCAGCAGGAGACATTAATGCTGTCAATTTTAAgaattctgttgctgtgatttaaaaaactatagctaagctgggcagtggtggcgcactcctttaatcccagcacttgggaggcagaggcaggtagatttctgagttccaggccagcctgcctggtctacagagttccaggacagctagggctaaacggaagggggtgggggggtggggggtgggggaactgTAGctaagctggacagtggtggctcaaagttttctttttgtttttgtttttgttttttgatatatttattatatgtaagtatactgtagctgtcttcagactctccagaaaagggagtcagatctcattacagatggttgtgagtcaccatgtgtttgctggggtttgaactcaggacctacagaagagcagtcagtgctcttaaccactgagccatctctccagcctggtggctcacacttttaatcccagcactcgggaggcagaggtaggcagatctcttgagtttgaggcaagcctggtctagtctgtagaatgagttccaggacagcctgaggtcaaaaaacaaacaaacaaataaataaaaacaaaacaaaaaacaaacagaacagactGGCCCGAGTACATCCCAAGCAccagcagtttgtttgtttgtttgtttgtttgtttgaaagcatctaggaagtttgagaccaactgcaagtctctctttctccctctaagGTGATGACGCTTTCCCAGGTCTCCTGACCCTCAGATCTGCGCGTCAACTCCTAAGACGTTATGCTCCTCTTTGTGTCTGGGAGCTGATAACCAGTTGTGCATTTGTTGCTTGGCTTCCAGTGGCTTCtgacttgacctttctcccaCTCTCCACACTGACCTCCAGACTAGCTCAGGAGAAATCAGCGATGCAGACTGACTGGCTCGGGCTTGACTTGCCTGTGCCTAGCTCTGGTCAGAGGCAGGGTGGAAGGTTGGACTGTGATTGGAGTCAGTCAGGTGTCAGTTGGATGGTGGGGACAGGCTTCTGTCAAGCTTACCGTCTGTCCCCTCCGTAGGATAAGATCCAGAAGCTCTACGAGCGGAAGATAAAGGAGGGGATGGATATGAACTACATCATCCAGAGGAAGAAGGAGTTCCGCAACCCCAGGTGAGGTTTGCCTGAGCCTGTCGGCAAGACGAGACCGGGAAAACCTTGTGAAGGGGGCGAGGAGAGCCCAAAGTGGCTCCACCCAGACTTCCACTTACACTGGATGCCCGGTAGACACACCAGAGATTTACTCGTAAAATACAGGTTCAAGTTGTGAGCCAATCCTCTGTGATGGCTAAGAGGCCTGACTGGGTTCTGCTCCCCTCCCTGGCCCTAAAGGAGGACATTCAGCAAGATAATCACCAGAGGTTCTTCCAACCCAAAAAGCATGGCTTAGCCTCTGGGTGAAAGGGACAAGGTGTGTCTGGGTCTGTTATCTGGGGGGTCTGAGATAGGATCCcattatgtagccctgtctggccttgaactcacagaatctatctgcctctgcctcccacatgctggaacTAGAGTGCTGtagttaaaggtgtgcatcaccatgcccggctgtatCCTGGGGCTAGTAAAACACCCAGGAAGAAGTGCCCTGTGTCAGCCATGCGCGGGCTGCACTAGACATAGCATTCAGATATTGTTCTCACCGCCTCGCCCTGGCCCCAGCTGCAGCCTCTCTGAGGAGGGTGCAGAGCAGACATGAGGAGGAGACAGGCGTCCCATCTGGAGGCTGCTGTGTTGGTAGAAGTGAGCTGGGTTTAGAGGCTTCATCTCTTTGTCATTGTTCGCAGAGCCAGTGGTTCTAGTTCCATACAGGAATATGGGACCAGTACCGAACCTGCTCATGGATTCTTCTGTTCCCTTTTCAGCATCTACGAGAAACTGATCCAGTTCTGTGCCATTGATGAGCTGGGCACCAACTACCCAAAGGTATGTCCTATACTCAGAGCCCGGAGAGCGGTGGAGCTTGCTGTAGTGAGTGTGACTGCACGCCATAGAAGGTCCACGGAGCAGCACTGCTGGAAGTCTCAGGGTCCTAACCAGTTAGAAGCCAGGAGTGGGCCCACTGCCCCTGCCACCAGCTGAGCTCATTCTCTGTTCTTAGGAGCTTCCTGGTTCTGGGCCTGGTGGTCAGGGAGCCAGCTGAAGCCCTGTGCCTTCAAAAGGGCCGGGGCCCTGCCCTAGGAAGCTCCGTGTCTGGGCCCTGTGCACTGATGGTCGCTCTGACTGCAACTTAACCTTCTCTTTCCAGGATATGTTCGATCCCCACGGCTGGTCTGAAGACTCCTACTATGAGGCATTAGGTAACCTGTTAGCTCTCTGTATCTACTCATCCACACACccatccgtctgtccatccaGTCAGTGACTTAGGTGACCATAACTTAGGGTCTCTATGCCAGGCAGTGCCCACAGGGCTGAATTAACCTGAGCAAAGTGTGGTACAGCCGGAAACCTTTGACCTGGCCAAAGGACTGGGGAGGCCCTGTTGAGGAGACTGTTAGAGCTAAGATTTGGAGAGGCCCAGGGGCTAGAATGCTCGAGGCAGAGGACGTGTGTGTTCTAAGGCCAGTGACCACAGCTCAGAGAACTGGGAGTAATTTCAGAGCCTGAGCCTGTAAGTCCCCGTCACAAGCCAGAAGCTTGTGATCCAAGCCCTGGCTCCTTAGTGCACGTATGTGTGGCCCTTACAAGTTTTGCCTTATTTTGAGTTAGTTACCAGtatttttatttacaataaaAGTCTGCATCTGAGTTTCTTAGTAGGACGGTAGTTCCCACTGTTAAGGTCAGGAGCAGCCTACCCTTCCCTAGGATTGCGGCCCCTGTGACAGAGCCTTGGTCCAGGCCCATGGTCCATGCTGACCAGGGCCTAGCACCTGATCCTGCCAAGTGCAGAAGGTTGCTGAGCCCGTGTACACCTCTAGGCCAGTATAAAGAGTGCAAGGTCAAGGCAGTGACCTCCCCAGTCATACACTGCTCATAGCAGCCTGTCTGTCCCCACAGCCAAGGCCCAGAAGATTGAAATGGACAAATTAGAAAAGGCCAAAAAGGAGCGAACCAAAGTAAGTGATGCCCCTGGGGTGGACATGGTGTGTGGGGGAgggatggatgggggaggggggcttctgTGGGGTGGGCTGTGGGGGGATGGTCTGGGGGTGTAGACTGTGTGGGGGTGGAGGTGCTGTGTGGGGTGGTCTGCGGGGGGTAGAATGGACTGCTGGGGGTGTGGACTGTATGTAGCGTGGACTGCTGTGGGGTGCACAGGTCCTGCTGGCAGAGTGGAAGAATCAGGCTTCCCAGGCTCCCTTCACCCTGCTCTTCATTGTCTAGTGAGGCTTTGAGCCGCCTTGGCCATGGCCTCTGTGATGAGCAGATGGCTGTGCCCAACCCCTGACTCAGCTATAGAAATCTCCACTGCTCAGTTGTGGAAGACTCAGCGTTCCCTGCatcctgcccttccttccttatcCCCCTTTGCAGAGCCCTGGTGGCTTTGTCTCTTAGAGTTCTTTGATGCCTCCCCAGCCTGATCagaagttggtcttccttctgagAGTCCCACATAAGCTGCCACGTTGGACACCAAGCGCCACTTATGTAGCAGTGTCATCAGAGGGACTCTTTCAGGAGCTTCAGATCCCCAGACTGTTAGCTGGACATCAGGACACCTCCTCCTCCTGTGTGTAGGGCTGAATTCCTCCCAGCAGCTGTGACCCACAAGATACTCCCTCTCCTGCAGGCTGCGGGCTGCAAGGCCGGGTGTGCTGCTGGCCCTCTCTGAGGGCTTTGTAGCCAAGAatgtgggaggggtgggagggaagaagCTAGGTTtcttgtcctttttaaaaatttacgtatgtattttatgtatatgagtgctctatttgcatgtatgcctgtgtgacaAAAGAGggcagtcagatctcattatagatggttgtgagccaccatgtgggtgctgggactgaactCTGGAAAAgaaccggtgctcttaaccattgagctgtctctccagccccaagtttctCATTCTTAACCGTTAAGCGAATCTCCTCCCTTCttgctctttcctcctccctccaaaccccagCTTTATTGAAGGTCTGGAGACCACACCTGTCCTTGTCCTGTGCAGTAGTATCACTTCCTCCGggtgtgaggaggaggagaggcctgGCACCTGGCTTAGGGGGACAGTGGGCAGGGGTGCCAGGTATTGCAGTAACTTGTGCTGCTGGGAGGGATCCCACATCTGTTGGGAAAGTTCTTGCAAGAGTGATGAAAGCCCCTCAGGCATCTCCCCCTCTCCCCGGTGCTCCCAGCCAAGATGGGTTTCAGGGCCTCTTGTGTGTAATGCCAAACTCCTGTGCCCTGGGAGCAGACAGACGGACAACACAGGAAATGGACACGCGCCTCTGCAGTGGTCTCAttgtcctctctcccctccagaTTGAGTTTGTAACGGGCACCAAGAAAGGCACCACGACCAATGCCACGGCCACCAGCACCAGTACTGCCAGCACAGCTGTCGCAGGTACAGGCTGCTCGTCCCGTCCCCTGCACTGCCTCGGGGCCTCCGGGTAGAGCAGGGCGTTCCTGGGTCTGTCTAGAGAGGGTCTGTGCCAAGCTCGCTCCCCTCTGGGGTCCTGGACCTAAGCCTGCCTCTGGGTCCTGTTGGTTGGTGCTGATCTTGACCCATCTCTTGTGTCACCTCTAGATGcccagaagaggaagagcaagtgGGACTCTGCCATCCCCGTGACGACAATAGCACAGCCCACCATCCTCACCACCACAGCCACCCTGCCAGCAGTGGTCACTGTCACCACTAGTGCCAGTGGCTCCAAGACCACCGTCATCTCTGCTGTGGGCACCATCGTGAAGAAGGCCAAGCAGTGACCAGAGGATGCCCCAGGACTGGCAGTGACCAGAGGATACCCCAGGCCTGGCAGGACTACAGTCCAGTAGCTTCCACCCACTGGGAGGTGCCACTCTGTGTGTTTAGGACTGAGATGCACTCCCCACATGCCTTCCAAGAGGAGCCTCTGTGACATTCCAGCCGGAAGGACATTACAGCAGAGGCAATGGTGTGCACTGGACAGGGTTTGTCCAGACACCTCTTGGGTTTCACCCAATTAAAAGTACTGCTTCTTGGATCCTGGCATGTCAGGTGGACTGGCCTCTCCCATGCTGTGTTCGGGCAAACCTGAAGTTCAGGTGCCTCTCGCGACAGTCAAGATGTTGCTCAGGATGAACAGTGCTTGACAGGCCATAGGGGTGCTCAGAGGGGCAGCCCAGGGAGCAACCGTGCTCATTCCCAGTGTATGCCCAGGGCATGGGCAGGTGGGAGCTCAAGGAGGGGCCAGACACATCCTTTCCTGTTGTCTGTTTTCCTATTTTCCTGATCCTCAACAATTCACAACAATTCTCAGGCAATAGCAGAGGCCG
This window encodes:
- the Sap30bp gene encoding SAP30-binding protein isoform X2, whose protein sequence is MSPDEIKIPPEPPGRCSNHLQDKIQKLYERKIKEGMDMNYIIQRKKEFRNPSIYEKLIQFCAIDELGTNYPKDMFDPHGWSEDSYYEALAKAQKIEMDKLEKAKKERTKIEFVTGTKKGTTTNATATSTSTASTAVADAQKRKSKWDSAIPVTTIAQPTILTTTATLPAVVTVTTSASGSKTTVISAVGTIVKKAKQ
- the Sap30bp gene encoding SAP30-binding protein isoform X1 — protein: MAGKKNVLSSLAIYAEYSDPESDGETGVDAVGGATEEKGGLVSDAYGEDDFSRPGGDEDGYEEEEDENSKQSDNTEAEKRDPQELVASFSERVRNMSPDEIKIPPEPPGRCSNHLQDKIQKLYERKIKEGMDMNYIIQRKKEFRNPSIYEKLIQFCAIDELGTNYPKDMFDPHGWSEDSYYEALAKAQKIEMDKLEKAKKERTKIEFVTGTKKGTTTNATATSTSTASTAVADAQKRKSKWDSAIPVTTIAQPTILTTTATLPAVVTVTTSASGSKTTVISAVGTIVKKAKQ
- the Sap30bp gene encoding SAP30-binding protein, with product MAGKKNVLSSLAIYAEYSDPESDGETGVDAVGGATEEKGGLVSDAYGEDDFSRPGGDEDGYEEEEDENSKQSEDDDSETEKPEADDPKDNTEAEKRDPQELVASFSERVRNMSPDEIKIPPEPPGRCSNHLQDKIQKLYERKIKEGMDMNYIIQRKKEFRNPSIYEKLIQFCAIDELGTNYPKDMFDPHGWSEDSYYEALAKAQKIEMDKLEKAKKERTKIEFVTGTKKGTTTNATATSTSTASTAVADAQKRKSKWDSAIPVTTIAQPTILTTTATLPAVVTVTTSASGSKTTVISAVGTIVKKAKQ